One genomic segment of Novisyntrophococcus fermenticellae includes these proteins:
- the trpD gene encoding anthranilate phosphoribosyltransferase, with translation MIKEAILSLSKKQDLTYETAEAVMHEIMTGKATPVQMSAYLTALSLKGETTDEITASASGMRQHCVRLLHDADALEIVGTGGDHANTFNISTTAAIITAAAGVPVAKHGNRSASSKCGAADVLEALGVNINISPAKSAELLENIGICFLYAQNYHIAMKYVAPIRRELAIRTVFNILGPLTNPAGAKMELMGVYDRDLVEPLAQVLCNLGVKRAIVVHGEDGLDEISLSAPTLMCEVKDGWVRSYTITPEQFGFKRCTKSDLQGGLPAENAEILRAVLDGEKGAKRDAAVLNAAAALYISGKYESIESAVIIAEDVIDSGKAREKMDEFIRCSNEAEAVTG, from the coding sequence GTGATAAAAGAAGCAATTTTATCTCTGTCTAAAAAACAAGATTTAACTTATGAAACTGCCGAGGCAGTTATGCACGAGATTATGACCGGTAAAGCAACGCCCGTACAAATGAGTGCGTATCTTACAGCCTTAAGTCTAAAAGGTGAAACGACTGACGAAATCACAGCCTCCGCCTCTGGTATGCGGCAGCATTGCGTCAGGCTGCTGCATGATGCGGACGCACTGGAAATTGTCGGCACAGGCGGTGATCATGCCAACACCTTTAATATATCCACCACAGCGGCGATAATTACGGCGGCCGCAGGCGTTCCGGTTGCAAAGCACGGTAACCGGAGCGCGTCAAGCAAGTGCGGAGCCGCAGATGTGTTGGAAGCGCTTGGCGTAAATATCAACATATCCCCCGCAAAAAGCGCCGAATTGCTTGAAAATATAGGAATTTGCTTTTTGTATGCGCAAAACTATCACATAGCCATGAAATATGTGGCGCCGATTCGCCGTGAGTTAGCTATCAGGACAGTGTTTAATATCTTGGGACCGCTCACCAATCCTGCCGGAGCCAAGATGGAGCTGATGGGGGTATATGACAGAGACTTGGTTGAACCGCTGGCGCAGGTGCTTTGTAATTTAGGAGTGAAAAGAGCCATAGTCGTCCACGGCGAGGACGGATTGGATGAAATCTCATTAAGTGCGCCTACGCTTATGTGCGAGGTAAAAGACGGATGGGTCCGCTCATACACAATAACGCCGGAGCAGTTCGGGTTTAAACGGTGTACCAAATCTGATTTGCAAGGCGGACTTCCCGCTGAAAACGCTGAAATATTAAGAGCGGTGTTGGATGGTGAAAAAGGCGCAAAACGCGACGCGGCGGTATTAAATGCGGCGGCGGCATTATATATCTCGGGAAAATATGAATCAATTGAGTCAGCCGTAATAATTGCCGAAGATGTCATAGACAGCGGAAAAGCAAGAGAGAAGATGGACGAGTTCATACGCTGTTCCAATGAAGCTGAGGCGGTGACAGGATGA